DNA sequence from the Ruminococcus albus 7 = DSM 20455 genome:
GATCCAGCTGTATTTCAGTTGATTCCGGCAGCCGATACAACGCAGTTGATTCGAGCAGAAAAAGGTTCACCGTACGGTACTGCTGCACTTTATAGATCCGGTTGGGGAACGGCTGAGACTGCAAACAAGGGATTTGGATTTAAACTTGTTCCAACAACGGATTCCAAGGGCAACTTCGCTTACAGGATTCAGAGCACCCTTGATGTTTTCAAGAACTGCTATTTCCGTGATAACGGCAATGGCAGCGTGTGCATTGAATCCAATACCAAGAACAACACATGGGATATCGAGAAAATAGGTATCCAGTCCGGCAAATACTATATCAAGAATCTCAAAACCAGAGGCGCTCTGACCGTCAGCAATAACGCTGCTGCGATCACCGAGTATTCAAACGGTAATGGCAATGTCAATCAGGAATGGATGATTATGGAGGATAAGAACGGCTTCTTCAACATCTATTCTGCTGTTGCAAATACAAACCTTTATTTCGACGTTGTGGATAACAACGCGCTTGAAGGCAACAAGGTTCAGCTTTATGGTAAAAGCACGAGGTACGCTGATGCACAGCTTTTCCAGTTCAAAAAGAACTGCAGCGGTTTCTACACCATTATTTTCAATCGCAACCCCGAACTTTGTATTGCATGGAATGCGAACAAGAATCAGATGGAACTCCAGAAGATTAACGGTTCTGCTGAACAGACATGGGATATCGGACAGACTCAAAAGACACCGTCAATCCAGTCAGGCAAATATTACAATATCAAAACTGCTGACGGCGAATACCTTAGTTGGAACGGTTCGACTGTTACCAAATCCGCATCTGCTGCAAAGTGGAAGATTACGGACAAGGGTAACGGTTACTACTGGATCGAAGCGAACACCACAAACAGCATCCGATTCCTCGATGTGTTTTATTCCAAGAATGAGGAAGGTACGCAGATCAGAGTCTGCACGGATACCACGCTTTGCGCAGATGCAGAAGGTGCGCGCTATGCACAGAACTGGGCATTTGTTCCGAATGCTGACGGCACTCTTAAGATCATGCCGAAGCTGACCTTTGCAAGAGGTCTGAAATTCAGCGGTACTAACGCACAGCTTTCTAGCACGCCTGACAGTTTCACGCTGGTTCTTGCAAAATAATCAAACAACCCAAAGCCAGAGATTTGCAGGTCTCTGGCTTTCTTTTATTCTCTTTCAGCAAGAAGACTCCCACCTCTTAGGTGGGAGATGAATTGCGTTTCTTACTCACCGGACTTTTCACTTTGCTCATAGCATAAAATATTCAGTCGAATAAAATGGAGTGGCTAAAATACAGTGGATTTGGATAATAAAGCACATTCTTGCTTTACAAAATGGGAGATTTTTTTTACAGGGCGAGAACACACGTTATTTCAGCTGTGGGATGAAGCACTGTTTTTATTTTTTATAATATGGTTATCCCCTTAACACACCACAAGTAGTACTGGAATATCACTACAGAATAATCACTCGAAATAATCATCTTTTTTGAACTGATGTCACAATAAGACCTCGTAAACGTATAGTTTGCGAGGTTTTTTGTTACTTCTCAACTGCATTTTCTACAGGTGAAAATGTTCATTTGCAGCCCGTAAATTTACGATAGAATGAGCTGAGATATTGAAAGAATATCAGGAAAAAACAAACGTCATAACGTGTAAAGCGTTTGATATATCAATTAAGCGGCAGGGTTTCGGCTCTGCTGATTTTTTTGTACAGTTTTTTTTCAGGATGACAGATAAATAGGTAAAACTTAAACAAGAAAAAGATTAATGTTAACGATTAATTTGTGATTACATAAAATGATTTAAAAAATCCATTGACAAATAATGACACACGTGCTAAACTGATAACATAATTGTTTTTTATATAGGAGGAACTAAACATGAAAAGTAAAAAAATCATTTCAGGTCTGTTGGCATTGAGCCTGGTATTTGGTGGGGCTGTGGTGCCGAGTGCAGTAATAGGTAATTCTGTTATCTCTGCAAGTGCGAGCAGCATTTGTGATGATTCCTTGTTTATTAGTTATGGTGGTAATCATGCGGTTGATTTTACTTCGGAGGATAATCACTATTCTTATTATATCTTCAAAGATGGTACAGTTTACTTATTTGAAATCCAGGGATTATATGATGATACTGGTGAATGGCATAAATATGATGAGGAGATGGTAATGCCAAGTGAGATCGATGGCAAAGCAGTAACCTGTATCGGATATGCTGCTGTAGGTACTAATTCGATCGTAAAAAAAATAACGGTCCCCGAAGGCATTACAATGATCGATAATGGTGCTTTTCAATCTAGTTATAGTCTTGAAAGCATAGATTTACCTGACACAGTAACATATATTGGTGATTATGCATTTGAATGTGATGAAAAACTTAAAAGCTTTAAGATCCCTCCAAAAGTAACTACAATAAATAATTTAACTTTTATGGGATGTAAAAGTCTTACATCTGTATCAATACCGGATGGTGTGACTAGTATTGGTGATTATGCATTTGAATACTGTGAAAGCCTTCCGTCAGTTAATATACCGGATAGTGTTACTAGTATTGGTGACGGTTGTTTTTATGGATGTGTAAATCTTAGAAGTATAGTTATCCCTGCAAGTGTAACGAGTATTAGTAAAAATGCATTTGTTAAAGATGAATATTATGAAAATAACGAGATAAAATATCGCCCTTTGAAAAATCTAACAATTTATTGCTACAAAGGATCATACGCTGAGGAGTATGCAAAAGCAAACGGATTAAAATATTGTTTATTAGATCAGGGTTTTGTTTACAAGCAGCTTGACGATAATACCATTGAGATAATTAAGTATGTCGGTAATGATACAGAAGTCAATATACCAAGCAAAATTGACAATATTCCTGTAACAAGTATTCATTCCGCTGCATTTTATGGCTCTAATACAATTAAGAGTGTTGTTATACCGGATAGTGTTGTTTCCTTAGGTGATGCGGTTTTCGGTGGCTGTACAAACCTTGAGAACGTATCTTTATCAAATAACGTAAGATCTATTGGTCAAGTTGTATTTTCAGGTTGCTCATCTCTGAAAGAGATCGTGATACCTGATAGTGTTACAAGCATTGATTCAGCTGCTTTCCTTGATTGTATCGGTCTTGAGAAAGTATATTTATCTAATAATTTGGAAACTATCGGTGCTTCAGCATTTAATGGATGTAAATCACTGAAAGAAATAGTGATACCTGATAGCGTGATATCTATTGAATCTGCCGCATTTGTTAATTGCACAGGTCTTGAAAGTGTCACTATTCCAAAGAATGTTGTATCAATAGGTGAATATGCATTTGCCGTATGCGATAATCTGACTATATATTGCTACACAAATTCTGCAGCTCAGCAGTATGCTATTGATAATGAGATCAAATATGAGCGTATAGATGCATCAAAGCCATTTGTTCCTACTTACCCCACAAACATAAAAGTAGATCACAGCGAACAGTACCACCAGGTAAGATTCACATGGGACAAGGTTGAGAATGCAGAAAAGTACGGCATAGCTGTATACCTCGCAGGCAAGTGGAGAATACAGACACAGAATATCACCGGTACGATTTACACTACTCCCAAGAACCTTACTCCCGGCAAGACCTACAAGGTAGCTATCGCTGCTAAGGTGAACGGTCAGTGGGATGTTAATAATGCTATCAAGAATGCTGTTACTGTTACAGTAAAGTGATAGGTTTCATCGACATAATTTTATAAACACCAAGCGGATAGACCATCCCGATCGGATGGCTATCCGCTTTTTTATCAGAATGGTATAAAAAGAATCTCAAGTTGTTTTATTCAGAAAGATTAGATAAGTATTCTGTGTTTTCAAAATCTCCTCACACCGGGTCTTATATGTTACGTACTACAGTAAATCTTCTTGCTCAATGCCATATTGCATGGAACTGCAGGGCTTGAAAAAAAGTTAGAGTTATGATATACTATATATTAATAAATCTTTAAAAAGCGGCTGGAATACAGATCGTATTTGATCTTGTGATCAGATAGATCGGGATATATATGAGGTTCTTTAATGGAAGAAGTTATTACTATCAGTAATTGGTTTGATGGACCATTAGAAGGTCTTGCATATTATAATGGGATAGTATGTATCTATGAAAGAGTATTTGATGAAGCTTTGGATGAATATATTGATGAATACTATTTAACACCTGTCACTGATAATGAAAAAGATGAGATGATGTCGGAGTGGCGGGAATGGTGTAATGCGTATTCAAATAACGATACGGACTCATATTACAAAGCACATTTGAAAGAGCGTGCTATAGACAGAGTTCTAATCAATTCGGAATTCAGAAGAACATACAGAAAAAAAGCGAAATTTGACGGACGATTTGAGAAGGGCTTTATTCCTGTCGGGTATTATGTGGAATGGTACGACTAATATCCTTTTTATCACAGGATGACATTTATAAAAAGATGAGGAGTAAGATAATGAAACCAAAACAAATAATTATAAGCTTGCTTGCATTTGTAACGGCATTGGAACTTATAGGCTGCGGCAAGGTGGATGAAAACAGAGGTGATGTGGGGACAGATCAGGCAGATAGTACGGCAGCAGAGAACAGTTCTTTTGCCGAAACGGTAGCTTTATCGGAAGAAAGCGGTGTTGTGGAGGAAAACAGCGAAGCTGAGGAAAGCAGTGCAGCAAATGAAAGCATACCACAGGACAGTTCGCTTGATGAGAACGAAACATTGTCGCTGGCAGATGAAGAAAATCCGGTAAATGATGTTGATTTTACTGCTGATGAAATAGCTTTGTTTGAATTCTTCCCGGAAAAGATCTATTCCTGCGAATATGATACTGCGGCGAAGTTTTTAAATAGTGTTTTTGGTGACGATGCAAATCTAACTGAACTTGGAGAATATATGAACGCTCTTGAAAAGATATACCTGAAAGATCGTTTTGGTTACACTAACGGTGTTTCGGTACTTGGAGAGAAGTTTTACAGCGTGACTTTTGACTATGATCGTGATGACAAGACAGTATACACAGTTTGCTTTAATAAAAATCCCGATCTGAATACTTCAGAGGACGGTGATCCCTCAGCGTCTGAATGTAAGGACAGCTATGACAGACTTTACACGCTGCTGCAGGAAAAGTATGGCGAGCCCACGGAAAAATTCACTCCTGAGAGTAACGGATATTTAGGAGGACTCTGGAAAGACACGCCTTGCGGTGAGATATGGCTTGTATGGGGAGAGGATATATTTGGCACCACGCAATCGGACTGCATACTCAGTTTTTCAAGGTCGGGGATAAGCGGGTTATCCTGACGATCAAAAATATGAAGAACAGAAGTGTGATCTTCAGGCACAGATGCGTATACCATGATATTTGTTGAGAAACGGCATGAACTAAAAAAATTTACAATATTAATGCAAGGATCTGGACTTTATAAATGTATTATATATGCAGAAGGTCGCACAAATAATAAATGAAAGGATAATAATTTTGAAGAAGAAGGAAACTATAGGACGTATAGCAGGGCTTGCTTCCGCTATGACAGTACTTTTAAGTACTGTTGTACCTGCGGCAGCAGACGTACTGCCTCAAAAACACGATTATTCAGATGACGAACAGTTGAAAGTGATAGTTAAGCTGAAAGGTGATCCCATACTTGCTGATAATGAAGGTGTTGGTATCGATTATCTGGATACACAGGCGGCACAGTGCAGAAGAATACAACTGGAAAATGAGCGTATGAATGTATTTGCGGCGGTACAGAAACTGTACCCGGATGCAGAGCAGGAATTCACTTATGATACGATTTTCAATGGTTTCTCATGCACAGTGCCCGAAAGTATTATCGATGACATAGGAAGAATGTACAACGTTGATGATGTGGTATTATCCGGATCCATTATGGTACCTGAGCTTGAAACCGCGAACCCTGAGAGCGGTCTTGACAATTTTCTGGAAGATACAGGGTTGACAGGTGAGGGTAAAGTTATCGCGGTAATAGATACCGAACTGAATATCGATCATGATATGTTCAAACCGCTGGCTGATGATATCAAGACCAAACTAAGCTATGAAGATGTGGTGGACATCATAAATACCAAGGGATTGAGCCACGATATAGACCCCGAAAAGGCATTTCGCAGCAGCAAGGTCCCTTTTGCGGTCAACTATGCTGATGAGAAAAATCTGTACTCGGTAAAGCGCAGTCGTAATATTATGTATCATGGTTCGCACGTTTCGGGTATCGCGGCAGGCAACAGAGCAGAAAATAACGGAAAGCCGATCCACGGTACAGCTCCCGATTCACAGCTGATATTTTTCAAAGCATCATCCGATGAAGATAATTCTTCATTAAATGATGATGCTATAGTAGCCGGAGTTGAAGATGCTGTCAAGCTGGGTGCTGATGTGATCAATATGAGTTTCGGTGGAAGAACGCGGTCACAAAAATTACAAAAGATATTCGATGAGGTATTCGATACCGCATTAGAGGCAGGTGTTATGATAGTGGCATCTGCAGGAAATTCGGGCACTGCCTTTCATACACCGGATCATGCAGATGTAAGTACCATTAGTTCGCCTGCAAGTATGGAAAGTGCATTTTCTGTTGCGGCAGGATGGGCACATATGAATTACGCAAGTATGTTTGCTTTGCCTGACGGTACCAAGCTGTATTTCACTGATCACAGCGCATTATCCTTAGAGGGAAAAGTTGATTATGTATACTGCGGCAAGGCAACAGAATTTGATAACAATAATTATACTGACAAACTAAAAGGAAAATTAGTGCTGCTGGACTATGCGGGATATGATCGTAAGGATATGAAAAATATCAATGACCGTATATCAGCAACTCAAGCTGACGGTATCATTTATTTTGACAGTATGGGTGAAGAAGTGTTAGTTGATCCTGATGATTTTCTACGCATATGTTATTTGATTGAGATCGACAACAAAACTGCCCAGAAAATGATAAAAGCGAAAAACAAGCGTATAGATTTTGATGTGCCTGGTGAAATTATCGGTACGGAAACACACTTGTGTGATTTCACATCATCTGGCATACCGGGAAATTTTGAAATAAAGCCTGAAATAGCAGGATACGGTATCCTTAAATCAGCAGGGTGCGATGGAACAAGCAGTTATTCTGCAATGAGAGGTACTTCGATGTCATCACCGTATGTTGCAGGCTGTGCGGCGCTCGCTTCAAACTGGCTTGATAAGAACGGCATCGATGTCAGCGGTGCTGACAGAGTTCAGATGATAAAGAATGTTATGATGAACAGTGCAACTCCACTTAATATAGACGATGTATACCAGAGTCCCAGAAAGCAGGGAGCAGGTATGGTCAATATGACTAATCTGGAGAAAACCAAAGTCATCATGACAGGCAGCGGCGGCAAGGCGTGCATAAGTCAGGGCGAGATAGATGGTAACAGCTTCACATTTGATGTGACCATGAAAAACATATCCGATAAAACGGTCATGTTCACAGATGCCTATGCAGAATTCACAACTGACAAAGTAGATGAAAATGGTATGATAGATTATGTGCCCGAAGCACTTAAGGTAAACGCTGTATTACCCGATGATATGCTGGCAATAGAGGCAGGAGATGAAAAGACATTCACCATAACTGCAGAGATTGACGCTGATAATGCGGCTGCAAAGGATGAGGTGTTCACAAACGGCTGGTTCGTTGACGGATATATCTGTCTTTCGGGTTCGGTACAGTGCTGTGATATATCAATACCTATAGTCGGTTATCGCGGCGACTGGTATGGTCTTCCTATTACAGAGGGAGAAATGAATGCTGAAAATGCTTCAAAAG
Encoded proteins:
- a CDS encoding leucine-rich repeat domain-containing protein, giving the protein MKSKKIISGLLALSLVFGGAVVPSAVIGNSVISASASSICDDSLFISYGGNHAVDFTSEDNHYSYYIFKDGTVYLFEIQGLYDDTGEWHKYDEEMVMPSEIDGKAVTCIGYAAVGTNSIVKKITVPEGITMIDNGAFQSSYSLESIDLPDTVTYIGDYAFECDEKLKSFKIPPKVTTINNLTFMGCKSLTSVSIPDGVTSIGDYAFEYCESLPSVNIPDSVTSIGDGCFYGCVNLRSIVIPASVTSISKNAFVKDEYYENNEIKYRPLKNLTIYCYKGSYAEEYAKANGLKYCLLDQGFVYKQLDDNTIEIIKYVGNDTEVNIPSKIDNIPVTSIHSAAFYGSNTIKSVVIPDSVVSLGDAVFGGCTNLENVSLSNNVRSIGQVVFSGCSSLKEIVIPDSVTSIDSAAFLDCIGLEKVYLSNNLETIGASAFNGCKSLKEIVIPDSVISIESAAFVNCTGLESVTIPKNVVSIGEYAFAVCDNLTIYCYTNSAAQQYAIDNEIKYERIDASKPFVPTYPTNIKVDHSEQYHQVRFTWDKVENAEKYGIAVYLAGKWRIQTQNITGTIYTTPKNLTPGKTYKVAIAAKVNGQWDVNNAIKNAVTVTVK
- a CDS encoding S8 family serine peptidase, with protein sequence MKKKETIGRIAGLASAMTVLLSTVVPAAADVLPQKHDYSDDEQLKVIVKLKGDPILADNEGVGIDYLDTQAAQCRRIQLENERMNVFAAVQKLYPDAEQEFTYDTIFNGFSCTVPESIIDDIGRMYNVDDVVLSGSIMVPELETANPESGLDNFLEDTGLTGEGKVIAVIDTELNIDHDMFKPLADDIKTKLSYEDVVDIINTKGLSHDIDPEKAFRSSKVPFAVNYADEKNLYSVKRSRNIMYHGSHVSGIAAGNRAENNGKPIHGTAPDSQLIFFKASSDEDNSSLNDDAIVAGVEDAVKLGADVINMSFGGRTRSQKLQKIFDEVFDTALEAGVMIVASAGNSGTAFHTPDHADVSTISSPASMESAFSVAAGWAHMNYASMFALPDGTKLYFTDHSALSLEGKVDYVYCGKATEFDNNNYTDKLKGKLVLLDYAGYDRKDMKNINDRISATQADGIIYFDSMGEEVLVDPDDFLRICYLIEIDNKTAQKMIKAKNKRIDFDVPGEIIGTETHLCDFTSSGIPGNFEIKPEIAGYGILKSAGCDGTSSYSAMRGTSMSSPYVAGCAALASNWLDKNGIDVSGADRVQMIKNVMMNSATPLNIDDVYQSPRKQGAGMVNMTNLEKTKVIMTGSGGKACISQGEIDGNSFTFDVTMKNISDKTVMFTDAYAEFTTDKVDENGMIDYVPEALKVNAVLPDDMLAIEAGDEKTFTITAEIDADNAAAKDEVFTNGWFVDGYICLSGSVQCCDISIPIVGYRGDWYGLPITEGEMNAENASKESNFMFSNICSKRIILPSCVSLAELIRAQTMPGANDTEDDKAAVEAYEKACIDAAKYEYCYSPNGDGLADVMSYSYYVYRDSCQNYIDVIDKDGNVVVHTTYMFLVNDSINECTSVVEVPLDDGRYSIKSEIVIKADNTNGRKEEHEFTMTVDTKAPVVSDIRLTEKNGRKILSLKAKDERLDGVYIIGNGNGKVTNGSDDVQIKPKMLTAAFEALVSNIHYIDVIPKQDKVFTKSTPAYFDDMLKAYLSGDSSINKGFFDVVPSSVDENGEMMFEYDVTDLTDYTITVADRAFNMTKYSPKAPFIHPLADTITAKIGSRLKMNEVVDVECEGEITEQGWEILLPDDKWRPFDLKSYVKANYNNALIRYYAVSGGYRSTSNSMRIKVSDAYRMNMEVFVDDELNYSATVTPQHHTFDLSTLAKEHRIELTSEGFIPRTIILDPADKLAADLYLCKQGDVNGDGVINVTDVSMAAAHIKGVKSIGGYEQKVADVNANGSLNVTDISKLAAKVKGVRNF